A stretch of Oreochromis aureus strain Israel breed Guangdong linkage group 11, ZZ_aureus, whole genome shotgun sequence DNA encodes these proteins:
- the LOC116329835 gene encoding protein tyrosine phosphatase type IVA 3: MNRPAPVELCHKNMRFLITHNPTDGTLSSFIEDLKRYGATTVVRVCDVTYDKTRLEKDGITVVDWPFDDGAPPPSKLVDDWLNLLKKKFQEDPGSCVAVHCVAGLGRAPVLVALALIESGMKYEDAIQLIRQKRRGAINSKQLTYLEKYRSKHRLRFKDSRKHKNKCCIV; encoded by the exons ATGAATCGCCCAGCTCCAGTCGAACTGTGCCACAAGAACATGAGATTTCTTATTACACACAACCCAACAGATGGCACACTCAGCTCCTTCATAGAG GACTTGAAGCGATATGGTGCCACAACAGTGGTCCGAGTTTGCGATGTCACTTATGACAAAACACGGCTTGAGAAAGATGGCATTACAGTGGTG GACTGGCCATTTGATGACGGAGCCCCGCCACCCAGTAAGCTGGTCGATGATTGGTTGAATCTGCTAAAGAAGAAATTCCAGGAGGATCCAGGAAGCTGTGTGGCTGTTCACTGTGTGGCTGGATTAGGGAG GGCTCCTGTGCTTGTTGCTTTGGCTCTGATAGAAAGTGGGATGAAATATGAGGATGCTATTCAACTCATCAGACA gaaGCGTCGTGGAGCCATCAACAGCAAACAGCTAACCTACCTGGAGAAATATCGATCTAAGCATAGGCTCCGTTTCAAAGACTCCCGCAAACACAAGAACAAATGCTGCATCGTATga